From one Streptomyces chromofuscus genomic stretch:
- a CDS encoding YcaO-like family protein, producing the protein MMRNAEASVVKASQAGERERSLSDAFQHGMSAARSLGFDVHIRALSETDPGAWACELWKDGEQVPGGSGLGKGSREAARAGALFEALEHYVSESDYLDSASVQKISSHAIAAPDGPLYRDQAVRLLGELADEPIGCLEYREIFSGANMPVPIFLSTPGYVDAGTTFRASLGDNFDYSAVWRYSSNNGWAAGVTAAEATVHALNEVVERDAFSLLLIGQFLRSRPKSLRVVDRETLPRELVDLAAHADRITGRTVHLIDMTTDVSIPAFLAFLPPENGTPARIRGCGASLSSDYAAYRALAELVQIQSAVAAGAPPAPNLRRDDTMLPYPPMQACRLADFTDRLPDARRVYFEPTSPPATPKAHLQELLRRLSDRGYSVLRRQAATPEGLAVVNVLVPGMERFMLVTDGILVLPGPRGQYFTEN; encoded by the coding sequence ATGATGAGGAACGCTGAGGCAAGCGTGGTGAAGGCGTCACAGGCCGGTGAGCGAGAAAGGAGTCTTTCCGATGCGTTCCAGCATGGCATGTCTGCAGCCCGTTCTCTTGGTTTTGACGTTCATATCCGCGCGCTATCGGAGACTGATCCGGGCGCTTGGGCCTGTGAGCTCTGGAAAGACGGTGAGCAGGTACCGGGCGGATCCGGACTTGGTAAAGGATCCCGGGAAGCGGCGCGTGCGGGTGCCCTTTTCGAGGCGCTTGAGCACTATGTAAGCGAGAGCGATTACCTGGACTCGGCGTCGGTGCAGAAAATATCGAGTCACGCCATCGCGGCCCCCGACGGTCCGCTCTACCGTGACCAGGCCGTCCGTTTGCTCGGCGAACTCGCCGACGAGCCCATCGGCTGCCTGGAATACCGGGAGATCTTCTCGGGCGCGAACATGCCAGTTCCTATTTTCCTGTCCACCCCCGGATACGTGGACGCCGGCACTACTTTCCGTGCTTCTCTTGGGGACAACTTCGACTACTCCGCTGTATGGCGATACTCCAGCAACAACGGCTGGGCCGCGGGGGTCACGGCGGCTGAAGCCACTGTGCACGCTCTGAACGAGGTGGTGGAGCGCGACGCCTTCTCCCTGCTGCTGATCGGTCAGTTCCTCCGCAGCCGGCCGAAGTCACTGCGCGTGGTGGATCGCGAGACGTTGCCGAGGGAACTTGTTGATCTGGCGGCTCACGCAGATAGGATCACAGGCAGGACGGTCCATCTGATTGACATGACAACGGACGTATCGATCCCAGCCTTCCTTGCCTTCCTTCCACCGGAGAATGGGACGCCTGCCCGCATACGTGGCTGCGGCGCATCCTTGTCGTCCGACTATGCGGCGTACCGGGCGCTTGCCGAACTCGTGCAGATACAAAGCGCCGTGGCGGCGGGAGCTCCTCCAGCCCCGAACCTCCGGCGTGACGACACCATGTTGCCGTACCCACCCATGCAAGCCTGTCGTCTGGCTGATTTCACCGACCGACTTCCCGATGCGCGCAGGGTTTACTTCGAGCCGACGAGCCCGCCCGCCACGCCCAAGGCCCACCTCCAAGAGCTGTTGCGCCGACTCTCCGATCGTGGCTACTCGGTGCTTCGACGTCAGGCGGCGACTCCGGAGGGCCTGGCCGTCGTCAACGTCCTGGTTCCGGGCATGGAACGCTTCATGCTCGTGACTGATGGGATTCTGGTTCTGCCCGGCCCCCGCGGGCAGTACTTCACGGAAAACTGA
- a CDS encoding transposase family protein has protein sequence MRGRRYRLSALVTAAAASVLAGARRLTAITEWICNAPAWACRALGFPVDPLTDAVSVPHPHTLRRLLVRLDGDALDRAVGAFLTARAAPADPGCGRSPSTARPCAARAPPPPRTSRCWARWTTTAMSWPSVRSLTRANEIPAFRPLDGTVITADALHTQHAHGSYLRERGAHHIVQVKANHPGLFDRVRRLPWREDKLDHHNRTRAHHRLEIRRLKTVSYAHIHRGHWCRPGGTP, from the coding sequence GTGCGCGGCCGCCGCTACCGGCTGTCCGCCCTGGTCACTGCGGCCGCGGCGAGTGTCCTGGCCGGCGCGCGCCGGCTCACCGCGATCACGGAATGGATCTGCAACGCTCCCGCGTGGGCCTGCCGGGCTCTCGGGTTCCCCGTCGATCCGCTGACCGACGCCGTGTCCGTCCCGCATCCCCACACCCTGCGCCGCCTTCTTGTCCGGCTCGACGGTGACGCCCTGGACCGGGCCGTCGGCGCGTTCCTCACTGCCCGCGCCGCCCCGGCCGACCCGGGCTGCGGGCGATCGCCGTCGACGGCAAGGCCCTGCGCGGCTCGCGCACCGCCACCACCACGTACGTCACGCTGCTGGGCGCGATGGACCACAACGGCCATGTCCTGGCCCAGCGTCAGATCGCTGACGAGAGCAAACGAGATCCCGGCCTTCCGGCCCCTGGACGGCACGGTCATCACCGCCGATGCCCTGCACACCCAGCACGCTCACGGCTCCTATCTGCGTGAGCGCGGTGCCCACCACATCGTCCAGGTCAAGGCCAACCACCCCGGCCTGTTCGACCGTGTCCGCCGTCTGCCCTGGCGCGAGGACAAGCTCGATCACCACAACCGCACCCGAGCCCACCACCGCCTGGAGATCCGGCGGCTGAAGACCGTCTCCTACGCCCACATCCACCGAGGCCATTGGTGCCGCCCCGGGGGAACACCCTGA
- a CDS encoding LuxR C-terminal-related transcriptional regulator: MLDRMADGLTYDAIAQHMALSRHTVDTYIRRIRAKTGARNRMQLLLCALPLMAGSLTAESELARRD; this comes from the coding sequence GTGCTGGATCGAATGGCGGACGGGCTGACGTACGACGCGATAGCCCAGCACATGGCACTCAGCCGTCACACCGTAGACACCTACATCCGCCGCATCCGGGCGAAGACCGGCGCGCGCAACCGCATGCAGTTGCTGCTGTGTGCCCTGCCCTTGATGGCAGGCTCGCTCACTGCGGAATCCGAGCTGGCCCGCCGCGACTGA
- a CDS encoding alpha/beta fold hydrolase codes for MRTVRVTGAEFDVRDEGEGDAVLLVAGGGASGRVWDLHQVPALRAAGFRVLTFDRRPLRNTQAAPDPRTAAVELLYVLAELDLPRCRAVGVSAGAEVVQELMLARPGLVTGAVLMATRGRGDLSGRAMADAERELAAAGVRLPPRYAAWQRAVLNLSPATWRREDELLDWLDLFEAAERAGTAPVPVPADGEPADRLAALGRVTVPVLVLGFEHDLIVPPWLCREVAAALPSARYAEIADCGHYGYLERPAEVNSALLEFLTGAP; via the coding sequence GTGCGCACAGTGCGGGTGACGGGCGCCGAGTTCGACGTACGGGACGAGGGCGAGGGGGACGCCGTGCTGCTCGTAGCGGGCGGCGGGGCATCCGGGCGGGTCTGGGACCTACACCAGGTGCCCGCGCTGCGCGCGGCCGGTTTCCGGGTGCTCACCTTCGACCGGAGGCCGCTCCGGAATACGCAGGCGGCGCCGGATCCGCGCACGGCCGCCGTCGAACTGCTTTATGTCCTTGCGGAGTTGGACCTCCCCCGATGCCGTGCCGTCGGTGTCTCCGCCGGGGCTGAGGTGGTGCAGGAGCTGATGCTCGCCCGGCCCGGGCTTGTGACCGGGGCGGTGCTGATGGCCACGCGCGGCCGCGGCGACCTGTCCGGCAGAGCGATGGCCGACGCCGAACGGGAACTGGCTGCCGCCGGGGTGCGGCTGCCGCCGCGCTACGCGGCGTGGCAGCGCGCCGTACTCAACCTGTCGCCCGCCACCTGGCGGCGCGAGGACGAACTGCTCGACTGGCTCGACCTGTTCGAGGCGGCCGAGCGCGCCGGGACGGCCCCGGTGCCGGTCCCGGCCGACGGCGAGCCGGCGGACCGGCTCGCCGCGCTCGGCCGGGTGACCGTCCCGGTCCTCGTGCTCGGCTTCGAGCATGACTTGATCGTGCCCCCGTGGCTGTGCCGCGAGGTCGCCGCGGCCCTGCCCTCGGCGCGCTACGCCGAAATCGCGGACTGCGGGCACTACGGGTACCTGGAGCGGCCCGCGGAGGTGAACAGCGCGCTGCTGGAGTTCCTCACCGGCGCGCCCTGA
- a CDS encoding acyl carrier protein: MTPTDDMHAQALKLARTYLGQEDLDGGWFELGGSSLDAARLVSSLEHDHGWEIALQDLLTAPSVAGLLTAPAAAVAPEAPDAPSPTPVAAATGATSAGGADVLWPALARLSASERLTLAHRLLGDVLRESGEPR; this comes from the coding sequence ATGACCCCGACGGACGACATGCACGCCCAGGCCCTGAAGCTGGCCCGCACCTACCTTGGCCAGGAGGACCTGGACGGCGGCTGGTTCGAACTGGGCGGATCCTCACTGGACGCGGCCCGCCTGGTCAGCTCCCTGGAGCACGACCACGGCTGGGAGATCGCCCTCCAGGACCTGCTGACCGCCCCGTCGGTCGCCGGCCTACTCACCGCCCCGGCCGCGGCCGTCGCCCCCGAGGCTCCCGACGCCCCGTCGCCGACGCCGGTCGCCGCGGCGACCGGCGCCACGTCCGCGGGCGGCGCGGACGTGCTGTGGCCGGCGCTGGCGCGACTGTCCGCGAGCGAGCGGCTGACCCTGGCTCACCGGCTGCTCGGGGACGTGCTGCGCGAGTCCGGCGAACCGCGCTGA
- a CDS encoding macrolide 2'-phosphotransferase gives MTAADPREVLAAALESAASRGLSLRPGTAVLNDAGWDFRVVEVEDTEGADWILRLPRRSRSTDRIAVEAAVLTAVRPALPVAVPRWEHADRAFIAYRRLGGAPAGFEDPAALRYEWHPAAGGGRPGAGYVTSLAATLAALHRVPVKEAVDAGVPPREPGLAREDLARTLTEARTAVPLPERWYAHWRSWLDDDRHWAHRARLTHGDMHPGHTLVGPGSDAVTGVLDWTNAAFDDPAADFVDPYLAGGRPLLDRLLSAYRRSGGTVQSGLRERVLLRASFRWAHVGLLGVRTGRPAFTAVARERLAAPPPESGTPPDPAIHPAPDTPALP, from the coding sequence GTGACGGCCGCCGACCCGCGCGAGGTGCTCGCCGCCGCCCTGGAGTCGGCCGCCTCCCGGGGACTGTCCCTGCGCCCGGGGACGGCGGTCCTCAACGACGCGGGCTGGGACTTCCGGGTGGTCGAGGTCGAGGACACCGAGGGCGCGGACTGGATCCTGCGGCTGCCCCGCCGCAGCCGCAGCACCGACCGGATCGCCGTGGAGGCGGCCGTCCTCACGGCGGTCAGGCCCGCGCTGCCGGTGGCGGTGCCGCGCTGGGAGCACGCCGACCGCGCGTTCATCGCGTACCGCCGGCTCGGGGGTGCCCCCGCCGGGTTCGAGGACCCGGCCGCCCTGCGCTACGAGTGGCACCCCGCGGCGGGCGGCGGGCGGCCCGGCGCCGGGTACGTGACCTCGCTCGCGGCGACCCTCGCCGCCCTGCACCGGGTGCCCGTGAAGGAGGCCGTGGACGCGGGCGTCCCGCCGCGCGAACCGGGGCTGGCGCGCGAGGACCTGGCCCGGACGCTCACGGAGGCCCGGACCGCGGTGCCGCTTCCCGAGCGCTGGTACGCGCACTGGCGGTCCTGGCTGGACGACGACCGGCACTGGGCACACCGGGCCCGGCTCACACACGGCGACATGCATCCGGGGCACACCCTCGTCGGCCCCGGCTCGGACGCGGTGACCGGGGTCCTGGACTGGACGAACGCCGCCTTCGACGATCCGGCGGCGGACTTCGTCGACCCGTACCTGGCGGGCGGCCGCCCGCTGCTCGACCGACTGCTGTCGGCGTACCGGCGAAGCGGCGGCACCGTCCAGTCGGGCCTGCGCGAACGGGTACTGCTGCGGGCGTCGTTCCGCTGGGCCCACGTGGGCCTGCTGGGCGTGCGGACCGGCCGTCCGGCGTTCACCGCCGTGGCCCGGGAACGGCTCGCCGCGCCGCCCCCGGAGTCCGGCACCCCGCCGGACCCGGCGATCCACCCCGCCCCGGACACCCCCGCCCTGCCCTGA
- a CDS encoding MFS transporter yields MRPKIPADSILRLGDFRQIFLADSISQFGTQILTLALPLVAVVSLDASPLEVGALSAAESLPYLLASVPAGVWADRVRKRPLLLATDVARAALLLWIPIAWWTGLLTAAQLIAVAFVFGLLTVFFEVGYASYVPSLVPRERLIDANTRLQVVQSVAQAAGPGLGGALVQALAAPVAVLVSVGGYLWSAVCVLLVRGREPLPGRADGEPVSWRKDAAEGLRAVLGDVLLRRTSLSTACFNLFWAVGTPMIPVLLARDLDLSAGVIGLLLTFEGIGGLLGGVLAARAARRLGHGPAIWKATLVAGAGFTMVPLVDTGWRLSLVSVGLFVSSAGMVVYNVIVVTFRQSITPDRLLGRVSAFNRLLVWSTLPLGAVLGGLLGQLLGARTTLWIAGLATTLSFLWIYCSPLRTLRDIPEDYVLGGSLTGTARRDADGSGESASVPGAGGAGDDRTASA; encoded by the coding sequence ATGCGCCCAAAAATTCCGGCCGACAGCATTCTGCGGCTGGGCGATTTCCGTCAGATCTTTCTCGCGGACAGCATCAGTCAATTCGGCACGCAGATCCTGACGCTGGCCCTGCCGCTGGTGGCGGTGGTCAGTCTGGACGCCTCCCCGCTGGAGGTGGGGGCCCTGTCGGCCGCCGAGTCGCTGCCCTACCTGCTGGCGAGCGTCCCGGCCGGCGTGTGGGCGGACCGGGTGCGCAAGCGCCCGCTGCTGCTGGCCACGGACGTCGCCCGTGCCGCACTGCTGCTGTGGATCCCGATCGCCTGGTGGACCGGCCTGCTCACGGCCGCCCAACTGATCGCCGTGGCCTTCGTATTCGGCCTGCTCACCGTCTTCTTCGAGGTGGGGTACGCGAGTTACGTACCCTCGCTGGTGCCGCGGGAGCGGCTGATCGACGCGAACACCCGGCTCCAGGTGGTCCAGTCGGTGGCGCAGGCGGCCGGACCGGGGCTCGGCGGCGCCCTGGTGCAGGCGCTGGCCGCGCCGGTGGCCGTCCTGGTGTCGGTCGGCGGCTATCTGTGGTCGGCGGTCTGCGTGCTGCTGGTACGGGGGCGGGAGCCGCTGCCCGGTCGCGCCGACGGGGAGCCCGTCTCGTGGCGGAAGGACGCCGCCGAGGGACTGCGCGCGGTCCTGGGCGACGTCCTGTTGCGGCGCACCTCCCTCAGCACCGCCTGCTTCAACCTCTTCTGGGCCGTGGGCACTCCGATGATCCCGGTCCTGCTCGCCCGTGACCTGGACCTGAGCGCGGGCGTCATCGGTCTGCTGCTGACCTTCGAGGGCATCGGCGGCCTGCTCGGCGGGGTGCTGGCGGCCAGGGCGGCGCGCCGGCTGGGACACGGACCGGCGATCTGGAAGGCCACACTGGTGGCGGGCGCGGGCTTCACGATGGTGCCGCTGGTGGACACCGGGTGGCGGCTCTCCCTGGTCAGCGTGGGCCTGTTCGTCTCCTCGGCGGGCATGGTCGTCTACAACGTCATCGTCGTCACCTTCCGCCAGTCCATCACCCCGGACCGGCTGCTCGGCCGGGTCAGCGCCTTCAACCGGCTGCTGGTGTGGAGCACCCTGCCCCTGGGCGCGGTCCTCGGCGGACTCCTCGGCCAACTCCTGGGCGCCCGGACCACCTTGTGGATCGCGGGCCTCGCGACGACCCTGTCGTTCCTGTGGATCTACTGCTCGCCGCTGCGCACCCTGCGCGACATCCCCGAGGACTACGTCCTGGGCGGCTCGCTGACCGGCACCGCGCGGCGGGACGCGGACGGCTCCGGCGAGAGCGCGTCCGTCCCGGGAGCCGGTGGCGCGGGCGATGACCGGACGGCCTCCGCGTGA